One segment of Bacteroides caecimuris DNA contains the following:
- a CDS encoding SusC/RagA family TonB-linked outer membrane protein, whose protein sequence is MQKKNYKKGMKCYSLLLLGMMLFFVGSVANAQKQVDYQTTRITVKATNEAVEQVLNKVGSLANVRFFYNHSELDFLKNVTIDVKDMELRNVISVIFAEHPVSVAYQPNRTIVLRKAVKQQKDMQKVSGVVIDAQTGEPLAGASIVLKEQKGVGVTTNIDGQFHIEMLPGSATALLFSYVGYQQEEVRLANRDLSKLKVKLTPMANEIEGVVVTGMAPRKAAGFTGRYVTVKADDLKRINPNNLLEALQVFDPSFRIVDQNQYGSDPNRLPEFNLRGDVQLGSSSASSFNMMMGDYSNRPNMPLFILDGFETSLQRIVDIDPERIESITILKDAAGTTLYGSKASNGVIVFETKKPAPGKLNISYSANIGISVPDLSDYDLMNASEKLEYERAAGLFNSVSLMNYYNEKKKEILRGVDTYWLSQPLRTAVTHRHTLHLEGGDEAVRYSLGVNYGNQYGVMKASDRENMGLSFNLQYRYKNLNISNSLSIENTEGNNSPYGAFSAYSKMNPYYRLTDENGKYQRIIETKPMPSGTAQQVITNPLYDTQFPYKDMNRNFSVIDNFSLEYFLLENLRVQGQLSFTRSNGRNEQFRSANHTMFAKEEDITKRGSYERNLGESTSWDANASVNYNLVRDKHGLFVSVRWNVSNRVSDGVVLSAKGFPNDNMTDFLYAHKMEDRVSGSESTQRSVGVLGSLNYMYDRRYSVDVNVHGDLSSQFGNDTGMAPFWSTGLRWNMHEEKWLKGTPVSNLALYVNIGTTGSQSYSPYQAKETYSYSDLMFPYPSGDTLGAQLMGLGNPSLGWSKTTSKTASAELGLWNGRLNFTGSYYHNYTDAMLLENNVQPSTGFASVTRNVGAVLNEGVEFSLSSLLINDYKRQIQWSVGINAAHNRNVIKKLSNELKKMNEKNLSERNGTPPVYEEGQSTSVIKLVPSLGIDPATGKELFLTRDGEKTFVWDPKDKIAVGDTEPKIRGAISSSLTWKQLTAGLAFTYQLGADRVNETLINKIENAEISNNVDRRAGGPDRWSTTNRYAKYKGMGLYSQNTPSSTRFLQKYNEFALNSISVGYRLDPKQIKFLKTCRVASMSLTASMQDIFHFSTVKQERGLDYPYARSFNLSVSLLFN, encoded by the coding sequence ATGCAGAAAAAGAACTACAAAAAGGGCATGAAGTGCTATTCTTTGTTGCTGCTTGGAATGATGCTGTTTTTCGTAGGCAGTGTTGCTAATGCGCAAAAACAAGTGGATTATCAGACAACAAGAATCACTGTTAAGGCAACGAATGAAGCTGTGGAGCAAGTGCTTAATAAAGTAGGAAGCCTTGCTAATGTACGCTTCTTTTACAATCATTCGGAATTGGATTTTCTTAAGAACGTGACGATTGATGTGAAAGATATGGAGCTGAGGAATGTGATTTCTGTCATTTTTGCAGAACATCCCGTCAGCGTTGCTTACCAGCCTAACCGCACGATTGTGTTGCGTAAAGCTGTAAAGCAACAGAAGGACATGCAAAAAGTGTCAGGTGTAGTAATCGATGCCCAGACCGGCGAACCTCTTGCCGGCGCCAGTATTGTGCTGAAAGAGCAGAAGGGCGTAGGTGTGACTACCAATATAGACGGACAGTTCCATATCGAGATGCTTCCGGGCAGCGCCACTGCCTTGCTGTTCTCCTATGTGGGTTACCAGCAGGAGGAAGTGCGGCTTGCCAACCGTGACTTGAGCAAACTGAAGGTGAAACTGACACCGATGGCGAACGAGATAGAAGGTGTTGTGGTGACCGGTATGGCTCCCCGTAAGGCGGCGGGATTTACCGGACGTTATGTGACGGTGAAGGCGGACGATCTGAAACGCATAAATCCCAACAACCTGTTGGAAGCACTTCAGGTCTTCGACCCCAGCTTTCGCATCGTAGACCAAAACCAGTACGGCTCCGACCCGAACCGCTTGCCTGAGTTTAATTTGCGTGGTGACGTGCAGTTGGGTTCCAGCAGTGCCAGCTCTTTCAATATGATGATGGGCGACTATTCCAATCGTCCCAATATGCCGCTTTTTATCCTCGACGGTTTCGAGACTTCATTGCAACGTATCGTAGACATCGACCCTGAGCGTATCGAATCCATTACGATTCTGAAAGATGCGGCGGGTACTACCCTCTATGGCTCAAAGGCTTCCAACGGCGTTATCGTGTTTGAAACGAAGAAACCCGCTCCCGGAAAACTGAACATCAGCTACAGTGCCAATATCGGTATTTCCGTGCCTGACCTTTCGGACTACGATTTGATGAATGCTTCGGAAAAATTGGAGTATGAACGTGCTGCCGGACTCTTCAATTCGGTGAGCCTGATGAACTATTACAATGAAAAGAAAAAAGAAATTCTGCGCGGAGTAGATACATATTGGTTGTCGCAGCCGCTTCGTACGGCAGTGACACATCGCCACACGCTGCATCTCGAAGGCGGCGATGAAGCGGTTCGCTATAGCTTGGGTGTGAACTACGGCAATCAGTACGGTGTAATGAAAGCCTCCGACCGCGAGAATATGGGATTGTCTTTCAATCTGCAATACCGCTATAAGAACTTGAATATCAGCAATTCTCTTTCTATCGAAAACACCGAAGGAAACAACTCTCCTTACGGGGCTTTCTCAGCCTACAGCAAGATGAATCCCTATTATCGCCTGACCGACGAAAACGGTAAATACCAACGTATCATCGAGACGAAGCCCATGCCTTCGGGTACCGCGCAGCAGGTGATTACGAACCCGCTCTACGATACGCAGTTCCCATACAAGGACATGAACCGTAACTTTAGCGTGATTGACAATTTCTCTTTGGAATATTTCCTGTTGGAGAATCTGCGTGTGCAGGGACAACTCTCCTTTACCCGTTCAAACGGCCGTAACGAGCAGTTCCGTTCTGCCAACCATACCATGTTTGCTAAGGAAGAGGACATCACCAAGCGCGGTTCCTATGAACGCAACCTCGGCGAGTCCACCAGTTGGGACGCCAATGCTTCTGTCAACTACAACCTCGTTCGCGACAAGCACGGACTGTTTGTCAGTGTGCGCTGGAACGTATCCAACCGTGTGAGCGACGGTGTAGTGCTCTCGGCAAAAGGATTCCCCAACGACAACATGACCGACTTCTTGTATGCACATAAGATGGAAGACCGTGTATCCGGTAGCGAGAGTACACAACGCAGTGTGGGCGTACTCGGTTCGCTCAACTATATGTACGACCGTCGGTACTCCGTAGACGTGAATGTGCATGGCGACCTTTCCTCACAGTTTGGTAACGATACGGGAATGGCACCTTTCTGGTCTACCGGTTTGCGTTGGAATATGCACGAAGAGAAATGGCTGAAAGGCACCCCCGTCTCCAACTTGGCACTCTATGTCAACATCGGTACCACCGGTTCGCAAAGCTACTCGCCCTATCAGGCAAAAGAGACTTATTCCTACTCCGACCTGATGTTCCCTTATCCCTCCGGCGATACGTTGGGAGCGCAGCTTATGGGATTGGGCAATCCTTCTTTGGGATGGTCGAAAACCACCAGCAAGACAGCGAGTGCGGAATTGGGCTTGTGGAACGGCAGACTGAACTTTACAGGTTCTTACTACCATAATTATACGGATGCGATGTTGCTGGAGAACAACGTACAGCCTTCTACCGGTTTTGCTTCCGTTACCCGCAACGTGGGTGCCGTGTTGAATGAAGGCGTAGAGTTCTCTCTGAGCAGTCTGCTGATTAATGATTACAAGCGTCAGATTCAGTGGTCGGTAGGTATCAATGCTGCCCACAACCGCAACGTTATCAAGAAGCTATCCAACGAACTGAAGAAGATGAACGAGAAAAACCTGAGCGAACGCAACGGCACGCCGCCTGTCTATGAAGAAGGACAGTCTACCTCCGTGATTAAGTTGGTTCCTTCGTTGGGTATCGACCCTGCCACGGGTAAGGAGTTGTTCCTCACACGCGACGGAGAGAAAACCTTTGTGTGGGATCCCAAAGACAAGATTGCCGTAGGAGATACGGAACCGAAGATTCGTGGTGCCATCAGTTCTTCGCTCACCTGGAAACAACTGACAGCCGGATTGGCTTTCACCTACCAGTTGGGAGCCGACCGCGTGAACGAGACATTGATTAATAAAATCGAGAATGCCGAAATATCCAACAACGTAGACCGCCGTGCGGGGGGACCCGACCGTTGGAGCACGACAAACCGTTATGCCAAGTATAAAGGAATGGGGCTGTATAGCCAGAACACCCCGTCCAGCACACGTTTCTTGCAGAAATACAATGAATTTGCGTTGAACTCCATCTCTGTGGGGTATCGTCTGGACCCGAAACAAATCAAATTCCTGAAAACTTGCCGCGTGGCGAGTATGTCGCTCACGGCTTCCATGCAGGATATTTTCCATTTTTCTACAGTGAAACAGGAGCGAGGGCTGGATTACCCCTATGCAAGAAGTTTCAACCTGTCTGTGTCTTTATTGTTTAACTAA
- a CDS encoding RagB/SusD family nutrient uptake outer membrane protein, with product MIKNIIIGMSMVLFAAGFAGCADWVNVTPKDQVESDKLFNSELGYKSALIGIYARMTLDETYGKSMTYGSVEFLVQRYDNYGSNIPTEEQRAQRYDYKKNESAKNMVNGLWVNLFCTIGNINNLLQNLENGGRNIVTTDGYWTLMKGEALGLRAFHYFDLLRLYGPIYSEDPEMACLPWRTEFNDEAKSLLPASRIAQNILHDLEEAEELLKDDNLHYQNNLDDVFLGYRKHRMNKMAVKALMARVYLWIGDKANAALKAKEVIDGCGFTLAMDNTKDVSLYEETIFGLGRDDMETKVKNDWAELTRYANELYISNDNCDQVFNKQNIGINDIRYKNGYGFIHGENGRMCRKYLGREVEYKEKIPLIRLSEMYYILAESVSLEESVTYINLVRNARGISRSNNLVANDAYDEQARRDALNEEYQKEFFAEGQWFYFLKRHNYRTFWRCPSTIPSMTKYYVLPTPDDEIEYGVGAQE from the coding sequence ATGATAAAGAATATAATTATAGGGATGAGTATGGTACTCTTTGCTGCCGGCTTTGCCGGTTGTGCCGACTGGGTGAATGTGACCCCGAAAGACCAGGTGGAGAGCGATAAACTGTTCAATAGCGAACTTGGTTACAAGAGTGCCCTTATAGGTATCTACGCACGTATGACGCTGGACGAAACATACGGTAAGAGCATGACATACGGTTCGGTGGAATTCCTGGTGCAACGGTACGACAACTACGGAAGCAATATCCCCACCGAAGAACAACGCGCACAGCGCTACGACTACAAGAAGAATGAAAGTGCCAAGAATATGGTGAACGGTCTGTGGGTAAACCTCTTCTGCACCATCGGCAACATCAATAACCTGCTGCAAAACCTTGAAAACGGTGGCAGGAACATCGTCACCACCGACGGATACTGGACATTGATGAAAGGGGAAGCCTTAGGGCTTCGCGCGTTTCATTACTTCGACCTGCTCCGTCTCTACGGCCCTATCTATAGCGAAGACCCGGAAATGGCGTGTCTGCCCTGGCGTACGGAGTTTAACGACGAAGCCAAGTCATTGCTGCCCGCCAGTCGCATTGCCCAGAACATTCTGCACGATTTGGAGGAAGCGGAAGAACTGTTGAAAGACGACAACCTCCACTACCAGAACAATCTTGACGATGTATTCTTGGGATACCGCAAGCATCGCATGAACAAGATGGCGGTGAAAGCCTTGATGGCACGTGTCTATTTATGGATTGGCGACAAAGCCAATGCGGCGTTGAAGGCTAAGGAAGTGATTGACGGATGCGGCTTTACGCTTGCAATGGACAATACCAAAGATGTTTCTCTCTACGAAGAGACGATTTTCGGATTGGGACGCGACGATATGGAGACGAAAGTAAAGAACGACTGGGCGGAACTGACCAGATATGCCAACGAGCTTTATATATCCAACGACAACTGCGACCAGGTATTCAACAAGCAGAACATAGGTATTAATGACATCCGTTACAAAAACGGATACGGATTCATACATGGAGAAAACGGAAGAATGTGCCGCAAGTATCTGGGACGCGAAGTGGAATATAAAGAGAAGATTCCTTTGATTCGTTTGTCGGAAATGTACTACATCCTGGCCGAAAGTGTCAGTCTCGAAGAGAGTGTCACCTATATCAACCTGGTGCGCAACGCACGCGGAATCTCGCGTTCCAACAATCTGGTAGCCAATGACGCCTACGACGAACAGGCCCGCCGGGATGCATTGAACGAAGAGTATCAGAAAGAATTCTTCGCCGAGGGACAGTGGTTCTATTTCCTGAAACGTCACAACTACCGTACGTTCTGGCGTTGTCCCAGCACGATACCGTCTATGACAAAATATTATGTGTTGCCTACGCCCGACGACGAGATTGAATACGGAGTGGGAGCACAGGAATGA
- a CDS encoding OmpA family protein, whose amino-acid sequence MKKILMLLAFAGVTSVASAQQTMTVTEYDVIQVQDKYQVLTNPFWSNWFFSVGGGAQVLYGNNDHIGKFRDRVAPTFNVSVGKWLTPGFGLRMQYSGLQAKGFTMNETANYVVGGSREDGSYKQRWDYMNLHGDLMINLNTLFGGYNPNRVYEIIPYIGAGWAHSYSRPHTDAATFNAGVINRFRLSNAVDLNIELSATGLEGKFDGEHGGKRDYDGILGATIGITYYFPTRGFQRPTPQIISELELNQMRNRMNAMAAANMQLQQQLANAQQPVEVEEAEAVVVTDSNIAPRTVFFKIGSDKLSPQEEMNLSYLAGRIKEFPGTTYTINGYADSATGSPEFNQKLSLERAQAVKDLLVKKYGIPADNLKVAAGGGVDKFGQPILNRVVLVETAK is encoded by the coding sequence ATGAAAAAAATTCTGATGTTGCTGGCTTTTGCCGGTGTTACGTCTGTCGCTTCTGCGCAGCAGACTATGACGGTAACTGAATACGACGTGATTCAGGTACAAGATAAATATCAAGTGCTAACCAACCCGTTCTGGAGCAACTGGTTTTTCTCTGTAGGAGGCGGTGCCCAGGTGTTGTATGGCAATAATGACCATATCGGCAAGTTCAGAGACCGCGTGGCTCCTACATTCAACGTCTCTGTCGGCAAATGGCTAACTCCGGGATTCGGATTGCGTATGCAATACAGCGGATTGCAAGCCAAGGGGTTCACTATGAACGAAACGGCTAATTATGTAGTCGGCGGTTCGAGAGAAGACGGTTCTTACAAACAGAGATGGGACTATATGAACCTTCACGGTGATTTGATGATTAACCTGAACACGCTTTTCGGTGGATATAATCCGAACCGTGTATATGAAATTATCCCTTATATCGGTGCCGGCTGGGCTCATTCTTACTCACGTCCTCACACCGATGCCGCTACTTTCAACGCAGGTGTCATCAACCGTTTCCGTCTGTCGAATGCTGTTGACTTGAATATTGAATTGAGTGCAACAGGTTTGGAAGGTAAATTTGACGGCGAACATGGTGGCAAACGTGATTATGACGGTATCCTCGGTGCTACGATCGGTATAACTTATTATTTCCCGACCCGCGGATTCCAACGTCCTACGCCACAGATTATCTCTGAACTCGAATTGAATCAGATGCGTAACCGGATGAATGCGATGGCAGCCGCCAATATGCAGTTGCAACAGCAGTTGGCCAATGCACAACAGCCGGTCGAAGTAGAGGAGGCTGAAGCAGTAGTCGTCACAGATTCTAACATCGCTCCGCGTACCGTATTCTTTAAGATTGGTTCGGATAAATTGTCTCCGCAAGAAGAGATGAACTTGTCTTACCTTGCCGGCCGGATTAAAGAATTCCCGGGCACTACCTATACTATCAACGGATATGCAGACTCTGCAACAGGCAGTCCGGAATTCAATCAAAAATTGAGTTTGGAACGTGCACAGGCTGTTAAGGACTTGCTGGTTAAGAAGTATGGAATTCCTGCTGATAACTTGAAGGTTGCTGCCGGTGGTGGCGTCGATAAGTTCGGTCAGCCGATTCTGAACCGTGTTGTGCTAGTAGAAACTGCAAAGTGA
- a CDS encoding PorV/PorQ family protein — protein sequence MKNIRYGLMMLLLCGATATFGQGDNGAALFPELTPDVRGVGMGNSGVASSANAFSIWRNAAKNVFSDRKAEVAYSFTPWMRELASGSNLHALAGYYGLDDKQGIQAGFRYINRPDVERAGAVYTPKDWSIDLGYARKLTEGLSVGATARFVRSALFDNAAANGVAFDLGVYYQQAWRNNDDARWSLGLQASNFGTKMDYGYGKYKQPAKVNAGGGVDYAFNDNHRLQGTLEVGYRVWPGGCWEGAVGAEYTAFKLFSVRSGYHYGEENNRMQRYGTIGCGVHYSMLRADFAFIIPEKNSFLKNTWQVSLGVAF from the coding sequence ATGAAAAATATAAGATATGGCTTGATGATGTTGCTCTTGTGCGGAGCAACCGCTACCTTTGGACAGGGTGATAACGGAGCGGCTTTGTTTCCCGAACTGACGCCCGATGTGCGCGGTGTAGGAATGGGCAACAGTGGGGTGGCTTCTTCGGCAAACGCATTCTCCATTTGGAGAAACGCTGCCAAGAATGTTTTCTCGGACCGAAAGGCGGAAGTGGCCTACAGTTTTACGCCCTGGATGCGCGAATTGGCTTCAGGCAGCAATCTGCACGCTCTGGCAGGCTATTACGGGTTGGACGACAAGCAGGGAATCCAGGCGGGTTTCCGCTACATCAACCGTCCGGATGTGGAGCGTGCGGGTGCGGTCTATACTCCCAAAGACTGGAGTATTGACTTGGGATATGCACGCAAACTCACCGAAGGACTGTCCGTAGGTGCAACGGCACGCTTCGTACGTTCCGCTCTTTTCGACAATGCAGCGGCAAACGGAGTGGCTTTCGACCTTGGCGTCTATTACCAACAAGCATGGCGCAATAACGACGACGCCCGTTGGAGTTTGGGTTTGCAGGCTTCCAACTTCGGTACGAAAATGGATTACGGATACGGTAAGTATAAGCAGCCCGCCAAAGTGAATGCCGGAGGAGGTGTTGACTATGCATTCAACGACAACCACCGTCTGCAAGGCACGCTCGAAGTGGGCTACCGCGTATGGCCCGGCGGTTGTTGGGAGGGTGCCGTTGGAGCGGAATACACGGCGTTCAAGCTGTTTTCTGTACGCAGCGGATACCACTATGGAGAAGAAAACAACCGTATGCAACGCTACGGTACCATCGGCTGCGGCGTGCATTACAGTATGCTACGTGCCGACTTTGCCTTTATTATTCCTGAGAAAAACAGCTTCCTCAAGAATACATGGCAGGTGTCGTTGGGAGTAGCCTTCTGA
- a CDS encoding S8 family serine peptidase, whose protein sequence is MKRTLLYSLLLLALTACQDYITPEVPKDDLSSWMNEEGLVKGEVYVKFKQLDKDLQVVATRSGEVETGNKDLDAAAVNIKMQQMERLFPAGKYEKRTRKAGLHLWYKVKFDEAVNVGQAVDAFSALDNVACVEPVGKLVPVAVNPPKDTYFGSQWYLHNTGQIGMMEGADIKILDAWELTSGSSDVIVAVIDQIVDFRHMELNQCMWRNDEEDEDGYVDNDGNGYVGDYYGLGVNNNTILSDDKSHGTHVAGIIGASTVTNNYFDPNGIAGIAGGGYPMYNQGVRIMTCDFSYGPAAIKYAADMGAVICNNSYHVGTGQATIQAFQEAVDYFVEYAGCDEDGNQVGPMKGGLVIAAVANDGVKKDAVIPASLNHVISVASVNPRFQKSSFSNYGSWVSISAPGGGGDEVPAEYDWNTWAIWSTVNNNAVKPMVGTSMASPVVAGVAALVVSYLKDKEGGLTAEEVKHRLLQNVTPIAEYNPEYEGMIGTGCVNAYGALTGAMNWPPVIKLVSEGLDIETDKVLYYDEEVNYVFELSDKETDTAGLTYEVDDPAGIFKQTFADGKLTLSLHNKDIQPGSYKVSLSVTDQGVGGEEHLNVQTTTTAFTVRLLPEVHKETSIENTNTELTIGASATFSGKVTARIYDTLGNLVLEQVTNISLSSPGKIDISGLSGGMYVVKLTCNNKTITKNIIKL, encoded by the coding sequence ATGAAACGTACATTATTATATAGCTTACTGTTGCTTGCGTTGACTGCTTGTCAGGATTACATCACTCCGGAAGTGCCCAAAGATGATTTGTCTTCATGGATGAACGAGGAAGGGCTTGTGAAAGGAGAGGTCTATGTGAAGTTCAAGCAACTGGACAAAGATTTGCAAGTAGTGGCTACTCGTAGCGGTGAGGTGGAAACCGGCAACAAAGATTTGGATGCCGCCGCCGTGAATATAAAGATGCAGCAGATGGAACGCCTGTTTCCTGCCGGAAAGTATGAGAAGCGCACCAGAAAGGCAGGATTGCATCTGTGGTATAAAGTGAAGTTTGACGAAGCCGTCAATGTGGGACAGGCAGTGGATGCTTTTTCCGCATTAGACAATGTGGCTTGCGTGGAGCCTGTGGGCAAGTTGGTGCCTGTTGCGGTGAATCCGCCTAAGGATACTTATTTCGGTTCTCAGTGGTATTTGCACAATACAGGTCAGATTGGTATGATGGAAGGTGCGGATATCAAGATTCTGGATGCTTGGGAACTGACTTCGGGAAGCTCGGATGTGATTGTGGCTGTGATTGATCAGATTGTCGATTTTAGACACATGGAATTGAATCAGTGTATGTGGCGAAATGACGAGGAGGATGAAGATGGCTATGTAGACAACGATGGCAACGGCTATGTGGGCGACTACTATGGATTGGGAGTAAACAACAATACCATTCTCAGCGATGATAAAAGTCATGGAACACACGTAGCGGGAATAATCGGTGCATCTACAGTTACCAATAATTATTTCGATCCTAATGGTATTGCAGGTATAGCCGGCGGTGGTTATCCGATGTACAATCAGGGAGTCCGCATCATGACCTGTGACTTTTCTTATGGCCCTGCCGCCATTAAATATGCGGCGGATATGGGAGCGGTGATTTGCAATAACAGCTATCATGTCGGTACAGGGCAGGCAACCATACAGGCTTTTCAGGAGGCTGTCGACTATTTTGTGGAATATGCAGGTTGTGATGAAGACGGCAATCAGGTAGGTCCGATGAAAGGTGGCTTGGTGATTGCGGCTGTTGCCAACGACGGCGTGAAGAAGGATGCGGTAATTCCCGCCTCTTTGAATCATGTGATATCCGTAGCCAGTGTAAATCCCCGTTTTCAGAAGAGTAGTTTCTCCAACTACGGTTCGTGGGTGTCTATCTCGGCTCCCGGCGGTGGTGGTGATGAAGTTCCAGCCGAATACGATTGGAATACTTGGGCAATCTGGAGTACGGTGAACAATAACGCTGTCAAACCTATGGTCGGCACCTCTATGGCTTCGCCCGTAGTGGCGGGAGTAGCAGCGTTGGTGGTCTCTTACTTGAAAGACAAGGAAGGCGGACTCACTGCCGAAGAGGTGAAACATCGCCTGTTGCAGAATGTCACTCCCATTGCAGAATACAATCCCGAATACGAAGGAATGATTGGCACAGGTTGTGTCAATGCGTACGGTGCTTTGACGGGAGCCATGAACTGGCCGCCTGTTATCAAGCTGGTTTCGGAAGGACTGGATATAGAGACAGATAAAGTACTTTACTACGACGAAGAAGTGAACTACGTGTTTGAACTGAGCGACAAGGAAACCGATACAGCCGGCCTTACCTATGAGGTGGACGACCCTGCCGGTATCTTTAAGCAGACTTTCGCAGATGGAAAACTCACTCTTTCCCTGCACAACAAGGATATTCAGCCCGGTTCGTACAAAGTCTCCCTCTCCGTGACCGACCAGGGAGTCGGAGGAGAAGAGCACCTCAACGTACAGACTACCACTACCGCTTTCACCGTTCGCCTGTTACCCGAAGTACACAAGGAAACAAGCATCGAAAACACGAACACCGAACTGACGATTGGTGCAAGCGCCACCTTCAGTGGCAAGGTGACCGCACGGATATACGACACGCTCGGCAACTTGGTGCTCGAACAAGTGACGAATATCTCGCTCAGCTCTCCCGGCAAAATCGATATCTCCGGATTGAGTGGCGGTATGTATGTCGTGAAACTGACGTGCAACAATAAAACGATTACTAAGAATATCATAAAACTGTAA
- a CDS encoding PKD-like family lipoprotein, producing the protein MKKNIQIWLLAALLLMGGLAGCYNDKGNYDYKEINEVECSIKAAIKGGNEIVINEMGSSRCKQSPIDVVVVYTPVISQTMAQNEENLVYEWKVTKAGEKAVLITDKVLELEFPANTATSYSIVFSVTDELTNVSFYKSLSISTSQPYINSWFVLNEKEGVQQLSVIEEPDSVNSIISFDGYGDLGLSKSEDIKVIRDATHLIYSPTLDRKNAVNPEILQLMSKNGVWRTKPSTLSMTAMKLPSVVEANKLSLVNGIDGSVACLSTVIVDERGQMHYCYDGETYEMIEPYKTPYSTGVLGHNLGESGQIAIWDNEEMAFGYADIRGGKAELNFIYQYVEGLNDTEIVWMGPEYGDGDESKNSLGIAIARHKDTQDYVVYHLGRNDDKEYAVTRSDAIGQLVGGNAVSQFATAPYAFLQQFFYISGSKLYRCNVSNGESVEIYDAEGTISKMKFRILNENIGRPHEMRMLGMAVEKEDGTWELHQIELTIAGDLKEDSVKKFAGFGAIKDFCFSFRNTASN; encoded by the coding sequence ATGAAAAAAAATATTCAGATATGGCTATTGGCAGCCCTCCTCCTGATGGGGGGGCTTGCCGGATGTTACAATGATAAAGGTAACTACGACTATAAAGAAATCAACGAGGTGGAATGCTCCATCAAGGCAGCCATCAAAGGAGGAAATGAAATTGTGATTAACGAAATGGGGAGCAGCCGTTGCAAGCAATCTCCTATTGATGTAGTAGTTGTCTATACTCCTGTCATTTCGCAGACGATGGCTCAGAATGAGGAGAATCTCGTTTATGAGTGGAAAGTGACCAAAGCAGGCGAAAAGGCTGTTCTTATTACAGACAAAGTATTGGAATTGGAGTTTCCTGCCAATACAGCGACTTCTTACAGCATTGTGTTTAGCGTGACCGATGAACTTACCAATGTAAGTTTCTACAAATCTTTGAGTATCAGTACATCGCAACCTTATATCAACAGCTGGTTTGTATTGAATGAAAAAGAAGGTGTACAACAGTTGTCGGTAATAGAAGAACCCGATTCTGTGAATTCCATCATCTCTTTTGACGGATATGGCGATTTGGGTCTTTCCAAGTCGGAAGATATAAAAGTAATCCGCGATGCAACGCATTTGATTTACTCTCCTACGTTAGACCGCAAGAATGCCGTAAATCCGGAAATTCTGCAACTGATGTCAAAAAATGGTGTTTGGCGGACAAAACCCAGTACGCTCTCCATGACTGCTATGAAGTTGCCGAGTGTGGTAGAGGCCAACAAACTTTCGCTGGTGAATGGTATTGACGGAAGCGTGGCGTGTCTTTCTACCGTCATTGTGGACGAACGTGGACAAATGCACTATTGCTACGATGGTGAAACATATGAGATGATTGAACCTTACAAAACCCCTTATAGCACGGGAGTGCTTGGTCATAATTTGGGCGAATCCGGACAGATTGCCATATGGGACAATGAAGAAATGGCATTTGGATACGCAGACATCAGAGGTGGCAAGGCTGAATTGAATTTTATCTATCAGTATGTAGAAGGGCTTAATGACACGGAGATTGTGTGGATGGGACCTGAGTATGGTGATGGAGACGAGAGTAAGAATTCATTGGGTATCGCCATCGCCCGTCACAAGGATACGCAGGATTACGTCGTTTACCACTTAGGACGGAATGATGATAAAGAGTATGCAGTGACCCGCAGCGATGCTATCGGACAGTTGGTGGGCGGCAATGCGGTTTCTCAGTTTGCCACAGCACCGTATGCGTTCCTACAACAGTTCTTCTACATTTCAGGAAGCAAACTTTATCGTTGCAATGTCAGCAATGGTGAGTCGGTGGAGATTTATGATGCGGAAGGTACGATTTCAAAGATGAAATTCAGAATCTTGAATGAGAACATAGGGCGTCCTCACGAAATGCGTATGTTGGGTATGGCTGTAGAGAAAGAAGACGGCACATGGGAGTTGCATCAGATTGAACTTACCATTGCCGGAGACTTAAAGGAAGATAGCGTGAAGAAATTTGCAGGGTTCGGAGCCATCAAAGACTTCTGTTTCTCATTCCGTAATACAGCATCTAATTAA